A section of the Triticum dicoccoides isolate Atlit2015 ecotype Zavitan chromosome 7A, WEW_v2.0, whole genome shotgun sequence genome encodes:
- the LOC119333359 gene encoding uncharacterized protein LOC119333359 encodes MEGLDVDDVFHHYRLSPTEVEVVTYYLPRLLSGETLHGVDKLIHRVNISGCEPKDLAARYAPVPQAISSGDRFFFTTCKSKNGSKLQSVRGAGGSTWTIQKTKEICHAGVKVGEVKNLSFKKKGKSTGWVMEEYRCLLPEATVSDGVKVFCKMHLAQHAPDAARQESEAYKLQQPQPEAVTQSTHAQKRPATAAAAEPHPARPQKRMRGAVPVPAPATSSFTAAAPVFLPDESVPEADDDMARFCCTIDELLGSQAEENLPVGATNSIEQNFYLEPEGLFADAAEEIVPLEADELEFLRTFLDEEAEESTNDKSSIAQDVGTYKPPPPIIFHDPFEAAWKAEEALEKEKRCNAAANLHAGGHSNFFSPASVY; translated from the coding sequence ATGGAGGGGCTCGACGTCGACGACGTCTTCCACCACTACCGGCTGAGCCCCACGGAAGTGGAGGTCGTCACCTACTACCTGCCACGCCTCCTCTCCGGCGAGACGCTGCACGGCGTCGACAAGCTCATCCACCGCGTCAACATCTCCGGCTGCGAGCCCAAGGATTTGGCCGCCCGATACGCGCCCGTGCCGCAGGCCATCAGCAGCGGCGACCGGTTCTTCTTCACCACGTGCAAGAGCAAGAACGGGAGCAAGCTCCAGAGCGTGCGCGGCGCCGGCGGCAGCACATGGACCATCCAGAAGACCAAAGAGATTTGCCACGCGGGAGTCAAGGTCGGCGAGGTCAAGAACCTGtccttcaagaagaagggcaagtccacCGGCTGGGTCATGGAGGAGTACCGGTGCCTGCTGCCGGAGGCCACCGTCAGCGACGGGGTGAAGGTCTTCTGCAAGATGCACCTGGCTCAGCATGCCCCTGACGCGGCCCGACAGGAATCGGAGGCGTACAAGCTTCAACAACCGCAACCGGAGGCCGTGACCCAGAGCACGCACGCGCAGAAGAGGCCAGCGACCGCTGCCGCCGCCGAGCCTCATCCGGCGCGCCCTCAGAAGAGGATGCGCGGTGCCGTCCCGGTCCCGGCACCTGCCACATCGTCGTTCACCGCTGCAGCACCGGTTTTCTTGCCGGATGAATCCGTACCTGAAGCTGACGACGACATGGCCCGGTTCTGTTGCACAATCGATGAGCTTCTCGGGTCACAAGCGGAGGAAAATCTCCCGGTCGGAGCTACTAACAGCATCGAACAGAACTTCTACTTGGAACCAGAGGGGCTTTTCGCTGATGCTGCAGAAGAAATCGTCCCGCTCGAAGCTGACGAGCTGGAGTTCCTTAGGACCTTCCTCGATGAAGAAGCAGAAGAGTCGACGAACGACAAGTCATCCATTGCCCAAGACGTGGGGACTTacaagccgccgccgccgatcaTCTTCCATGATCCATTTGAAGCAGCGTGGAAGGCCGAAGAGGCGCTCGAGAAGGAGAAGAGGTGCAATGCCGCGGCCAATCTTCACGCTGGAGGGCACAGCAACTTCTTCTCGCCTGCAAGTGTCTActaa